Proteins co-encoded in one Chionomys nivalis chromosome 6, mChiNiv1.1, whole genome shotgun sequence genomic window:
- the LOC130876177 gene encoding sorting nexin-3-like: protein MVETVADTRRQITKPQNLNDAYGPPSNFLEIDVSYLQTMGVGWGRFTIYEIRVKTNLPIFKLKESTVRRRYSDFEWLPSELERESKGRWSFSGPE from the exons ATGGTGGAGACCGTAGCGGACACCCGGCGGCAGATCACCAAGCCACAGAACCTGAATGATGCCTACGGGCCGCCCAGCAACTTCCTCGAGATCGATGTGAGCTACCTGCAGACCATGGGGGTCGGCTGGGGCCGGTTCACCATCTACGAGATCAGGGTCAAGACAAATCTTCCTATCTTCAAGCTGAAGGAATCTACTGTTAGAAGAAGATACAGTGACTTTGAGTGGCTTCCAAGTGAactagaaagagagagca AAGGTCGCTGGTCATTCTCTGGCCCAGAATGA